The DNA region ATGGTTACATTTAAAGCCCTAAAAGTCTCTTGAAACGTTGTTCCATCAGCAAATACCTGTCTTTCCCAGTGGAAAGCCTGTTGCCCTCGATTTATCGTGCCTACTGCATTTCTAAACTCTACATCTCTGGCTTTTCCTACTTGCTTCAAAAAATTCGGTAACGCAATAGCAGAGAGAATACCGAGAATAATTATCACCACCAACAGTTCAACTAGGGTAAAACCTTGAGAGGAACGGTTAAGAGCAAAGATTAATTTGT from Cyanobacterium sp. T60_A2020_053 includes:
- a CDS encoding prepilin-type N-terminal cleavage/methylation domain-containing protein, translated to MKKSTPYKLIFALNRSSQGFTLVELLVVIIILGILSAIALPNFLKQVGKARDVEFRNAVGTINRGQQAFHWERQVFADGTTFQETFRALNVTINSGYIDDYVFETTDTNATIQLVNNNFKADGTKAYAGGTFFQDGDYFTIACQSLDVESQIAAPLTATDCGVNERLK